From the Gossypium hirsutum isolate 1008001.06 chromosome A02, Gossypium_hirsutum_v2.1, whole genome shotgun sequence genome, the window gcAAGCTCAATATGATTCGAaccttgattcagaatttcaagttgatattgatgattgtttaaaatttagaggtcgaatatgtgttctgagaaattcagagttgattcagatgattctgaacgaaacacatagtagtcgtttatctattcatccgggaagcacgaaaatgtataacaacttaaaatagctttattggtggcctggtatgaaacatGACATCCCAGAGTtcgtttcaaaatgtttgatttgtcaacaagttcaAGTTGAGCATCAGGTACAGTCTAGTTTAtttcaaccgattatgattcctgagtggaaatgggatagagtgactatggattttgcttcgggtttgcccctatctccgagaaagaaagatgcaatttgggttattgttAATCGATTgataaaatcagctcatttcattcctgttcGAACGaattattcacttgaaaagttagctgagttatatatctCCAAGGCTGTGAGATTAcacagagtacctatttctattgtttcggatagagatccgaggttcacatcgaggttttggaagaaactacaagatgcactgggtacaaaactacattttagtaccgcatttcacccGCAGAAGGATGGTTAATCCAAGTGACTTATACAGAtattcgaggatatgttgagatgttacattcttgagtttgaaggtatgtgggaaaagtatttgcagttgattgaattcgcgtataacaatagttttcaattgagtattaaaatggcatcgcacgaagctttatacggtcagAAATGTCGAACACCGTTGTACTAGACTGAGCTAAGAgaaaataagattcatggggttgatctgatcagagagattgaagaaaaagtgaaagtgattcgcgatagtctgaaagcagcttcggatcgacagaaatcgtatgcagatttaaaacggaaagatattgagtttcaaatttgagatagagtgtttctaaaagtgtcaCTGTCAAAAAAGATATTGCGGTTTGGTcgtaaagggaaattgagtccgcgattcatcggatcgtatgagattatcgagcgagtcggaccagtggcttatcgacTAGCATTGtcgtctgagttagaaaagatacataatgtatttcatgtgtcgatatTTCGATGATATCGATCCGACCCTTCACATATTATTTCCCCGACCGAACttgagattcagtcagatttATCATATAGTGAAGAACCTATCCGAATTCTAACTtgtgagatcaaagagttgagaaataaaagaatatcgTTAGTCaaagtattatggcatcaacgtggggttgaagaagctacgtgggaacccgaggatgctatgagataGCAATATCTAAAcctattcattggtaagattttcggggatgaaaatccctaaggggagagttgtaacagcccgattttagctaaaacagaacagtggttttagaaccacaaatctaaagttgtaaaattattttaatattatttttggtgtttacaacatgtgattatatatgtgtgaaagtttcgtgaaagaattttatcgattggatgcttaattttagaaaaatgactaaatcgtgtaaaatgcaaaaatggcatgctataagttaaaagtgcttaattgctatggcttattaaatgaaaggtccttatgttgtaattagaccattgatagtgaagatagacattaatggccttatatttgatgattaaatggtttaataaccaatggtaaaatggtaaactatgtattaagttataataaataaaagaaaaataattttaagcttaaattatcatcatccttagccaaaaatagagaaaagaaagaatCCATTAAAGCTTTAGGTATTCGGCACTTGCATTGGTTGATTACGGTAtgttctttgttcggtttttgatgatttttacgtttttgtgatcgttgtatcgagtactagctagcccatggactaattttcaaaactgcttaatgttttaaaagtttccattggagaattcatgtgtttttgaatttttgatgatgaaatatgaaagcttggtgtttgatatatatgttttgtaaattgattttgagtaaaaatgtcaattagggattaaattgtgaaaatgtgaaatgttgaggttaaaagtgtgaaaaaatgaaaatataggcTGCTATGAAGCTATacaaaatttggctagcatgaaattagaaagaaattttgtaatttgtgtttttatgaaataaggactaaattgtaagaaatgtgaaactttaggggctaaagtgtaaaaatgcccaaatgtaCCTTtgaggactgaattgaatgagttggtgattaaatggattaattttgaatgtatatggttcaagaacaaaagaaaacaaatttagatctggggaaatcgaaagttgtcgaatagtcgattCAGTCCGTTTAACccgaatacaaggtaagttcatatgcaaataaatgtccttaaattgaattatacatgtttaattgtcattgaattgctatgaatgttgaattaGTACTTATGAGCAAGAATTGacagagttacgacatccgaaaatgccgtacgaaccttaggaatagtataggatacgaatgtcatgacattaggttatcgagatgtgattacatgtaagaccatgtttgagacattggaattgtattgtgattatgtgtaagaccatgtttgggacattggcatcgttaatcgattacgtgtaagacattgtctgggacaatggcattgatatgtgatgacATGTAAGATCATATATGGGATATTGCATTGTACAAGCTATATGTGATTACCGAGTATTCTTaacaatttcgaatggttcaacgggtaaaaatcaagtcgagaaagaatgtgtgaatgaattaagtgactcaggtacgtacgagattcatagtagtattaaaaaggaaaagtatttgatgaaaacaattatgatattgaatatgtgtacaatgagaaaggtttgtaaacTTGAATGTGTATTTAAATGTGCTTATTCATAGCTTGCTTAATTGATGGAAATGATATTGATTCATGAGATGATTTATTTgtgtatggcttactaagcttttaaagcttactgtgtttattttctactgttttatagataatcgaagctaactcggactcggggatcgtcgggaaatgtcatcatactatcgatcattttgttggttcttttgaaactttgtatatatggtatatggcatgtataggctagtgtcattttggtatgttttgagctatgatattagccatgtgatttggcttgttaatgatgtaaatgttgatgtgtttttagccatttaagttggcttgaattatgtgcTTGATGAGTAATACATGATGTATAAGTTgccttatgttttggcatggttATGTGGTTGCTCATGTAGTTAGTTGCCATTTGGTAAGCTAATACTTGGAAAATGATATATTATGgcttgattttgagatgatgaaatgatatgttttgaggcatgaaatagatgataatatgatgaggaaatgcatttagaagttatgtaaAGTTTGATGATTTTAGCATAATGATTTGGTGTGTTTTGACTATAGAATTAAGTAGTTGAAATGGATggtttaaaaatggtataaattgtgtatgaaatagcatgttttggttgttcatatatgtatggaaatgatgcAATTTGATGTGGCTTAGGTATGTTTGAGaaaggtgagaaatgtggcttaaaccaagcctattttcactccacactGCTGAGTACACGGGCTTGTGGCTCGACtgtatgtgacacatggctttggtacacgatcgtgtgtcccctggggaataattaaaaattcaagtcAGTCTcgtacacggcctagacacacaggcgtgtttggtggccatgtgaggcacacagccttggcacataggcgtgtgtggccattccGAAGGGTACAcaggttagacacacgggcatgtcatcgACCGTGcaacccaagtcagtaacccctctagaTTTTACacgcctgacacacgggcgtgtcatcgGCCGTATGGTGTAAGTGAGTATgcatgccctgttttcacacggcctgtgacacgggcgtgttcccacacggcctgtgacacgggcatgttcccacacggcctgttcacacgggcgtgtgaccctgtaatgcaagaaaatttttttagtgTGACCCTTTAAtgcaagaaattttttttatgttttccgaagtttgtaaatgttattggtttagtcccgaagctcttttaagcatgttttatggTCTCGtcgagccttataagggacaatgtgaatgtgttGAATGGATTTCTATTATGAATGCATATAAGTATGATATTAATTgtgattgatcggtaataccttgtaaccctattccggatacgaatacgggttaggggtgttatacgTGTCCCCTACCCATATATCCCTGATACATAAAtaatgagttacacggtctggacacacgcccatgtgccaacccgtATGACCACTGCACCTTAATATCGCACACACAGCTTGCCACACGCTTGTGTAGCTTGTTTGTGTGTCTCAAATTCGAAGTTAGTCAGTTACACCGTCCACCAAACGCCCGTGTGTTGTTGACTGTCCCGTTTTCAACGATAAAAACACAGAAGAAAAGGGTTTTGATACCCTACCTAAAAATAATGACGACCCTAAAGCAAACTCGAGACTCCTAAAGCCTAGAAAACAAATCCAATTGCTCAATTAACGGAAATTCAAAGAGATATGCTAAATCGCAACAACAATCAATGCCGAAACCTTCAACACAAAAACCTGAAACGAACAAAACTTACTTACCAGAAGTTCAACAACGCACACTCGAGTTCTAGATGATGAGAGAAGCGTTAGGCGTCTCTTAACCTTCCCCTAAGCTTTCGTAACCACGAGCAAACAAAGCAAAACAAAGCCGATCAACACCCTCACTTCGGGATTTCAAAAAAATCGCAATTCATACATAACAGCCAAAATTACAACGATTAAATGTTACCTTTAAGCACTGAAACAACTAACAATACGATACAATTCAATGATTAACCCAACAGAACGTTATGCGAAGAGAAATTCAAGAACAATgccaaaagaaagaagaaaaggaaaatgaaaaataaaaataaaaagaaacaatgaGGGAGGAGTTATCGTATAAGAgaattcatttaaaattatttacggAGAAGTGCAAAAATAATATTCCTTAGTACACACATAaagattcaaacacaggaccacTAATATAAATAGATGCTTAATCATTGAACCAACAGACTCATTCTTAGGGCCTCAACGCACAGAATCTAACTTAAGTGATACATGCAAGTCTAAAAGTTAAATTAAAGAATACACAAAACTTCAAAAGATGCAACTCGAAGCTCAAATCTTCAGTGAGCAACCAGAATACATTACCACAGAAACACTCACATTTCCATTAACACAACCTACAAAGAAAACTCACATTTTTTGGATATTGCAAGCTAAATACATCAAAATGCAGAAGAATTTagagaaaatatatattatatcctGTTAAATAGGTATTTATATCTAACACTTATCCAAATCTATTGCGTAAAATTGTAGTCTTCAATCATCTCTCAGCAGTGAATGATTCAATGTTTTAAAAAGCTGAACTGATGGTTGGAtctaacaatttaaaattttggattggtgattaaactaattaaataccATTTTTTGGTTCGactgataataataattaaataaataattttaaaatcataaaaatttaaaaattggttcAGTCTCTCgcttttttgttttggttttcagTTTTTTATTAGTTCACATAAACTGTTTTATACCTGATTTTAAGTCATTGATCAAATCGATCGAGTCACTGGTTCTATTTCAACTTGTCAACCCGTTTGGTTTTTGACGTCATTAATTGGATCCGTTAACTACAACTAATAAATAAAAGACCAAGCCTGAGGTCGGCATGCAAATCATTACTATTCACTACCATGGATATAAACCAATGGGTCACTTTCAGTTCAACATCAAGGAAAGACGACAACAGCTACCAGTTTACTAGGCACCATATAAACAAATAACAGTAAGCTTTTGACATCATCTGAAAATTGCAGTCTTGTTAGCATTGTTTTCTTCCTTTTATCCATTCCATCAAAGAACAAAAGGTACCAGCAAACCTCTCAGAAGATACAGACCAAATGATTGATAAATCTTATGAGGAAACAGTGGTTTCTTTTTGATGTTTACAATGGAAGAATCATTTCCATTGGAGTATCGTCGACAGCTACAACGCCAAGGCTGTCAAGTGTCACCATAAATTCCAAGGTATCTTCTTATTGAACTGTCTTTTTTGAATAAACCAGGCATAGTCAAGGACATGGAAGAATAATTTATCTGAGAGATAAATCTCGGACTGTATCACTTAtagtcaatatatatatatatatatatgcaaactTAAGCGATAAAGTTCAATACCAATTTGGTCAACTTTTTTGTATTTGGCCCTGGAATATTGGCTCAGGTGATTGAAAATGGAGCTCAGCATCTTGTTGATCATGTTACTCCTTTTCATATTTCTATCCTCTGCTTTCTGCTTAATCCGTATAGGGACTTCACCAAAAGCAATGGAGGGTATCCCTGGTAGCATGGGTTGGCCTATTATAGGTGAAAGTTTATCATTTCTGTCAGACTTTTCAAGCCCATCTGGTATTTTCAGTTTTATGAACAAGAGACAACAGAGGTAATGAATCAAAGTTTTTGGGATTTCACCAAATTCattgttctttatgttttgattatCTTACTCTGGGTGTGAGTGTGCATCCAACATGgatatgttcaattttttttcatgattttcatGTTTCGAAAGGTCTTAAATGATATTATCCCACATGCATGTCCAGATAAGTGTTAAACTCGGATGTCAGACGGATATATTTTAAGATTAATATCTCTTTATATACGCATATATATTTTCCAACAGATATGGAAAAGTGTTCAAGAGCTTTGTTTTGGGGAGATACACTGTGTTCATGACTGGCAGAGAAGCAAGCAAAATCTTGTTGTCAGGGAAAGATGGGATGGTGAGCTTAAACCTTTTCTACACAGGCCAACAAGTTTTGGGTCCCAACAGTTTGCTTCAAACCGATGGTGAAGCTCACAAGAGGCTTAGACGCCTTATTGCCGAACCACTTTCCATTGATGGTTTGAAAAAATACTTCCATTTTATCAACACTCAGGCAATTGAAACACTAGACCAATGGACTGGTAAAAGAGTATTAGTCCTTGAAGAGGCTTCTTCAGTTGAGTTTTCCTTTTCAGTTTTGCAAAAACCAGTTTGttctttttttaaatgttaaactTTTATCTGGAAATTTTGAACTGATTCCTTCCTGATTTGCAGTTCACTCTCAAAGTAATTGGCAACATGATAATGAGCCTTGAACCTAGTGGTGAGGAACAGGAAAGGTTTAGAGCCAATTTCAAAATCATTTCTTCCTCATTTGCTTCCATGCCTTTCAAAATCCCAGGAACTGCTTTTCATCGTGGTATTAAGGTAAACTTTTGTTTGGTTTATAAATTATCCGAACTCTGGGTAAGTGTCAGATATGTGTATGCATCCATTAAAGTCTGTAACTTACAAGCTCAGCTTATGACATGACATATGGTCTATGTTTGAAGGATCATACTCCATGTCAATGCTTGAATATGCGTCAAACGCGGATATTTTAAGACATTACGAAGGAGGCATTGCATTGCATAGCTTGAATATAAACAGAATCCTTGATATTTTCTCTGATacaattttctatttattttcagGCCAGGGATAGTATGTATGCCATGATAGATTCAATCATAGCAAAGAGGAGAAATGGGGAAGTGATACAACAAGATTTCCTAGAATCCCTAATTATTAAACACAGCAAGGGAACAAATACAATAGACAATGAAGATAATAAACTCACTGATCAACAAATGAAGGACAATATATTAACTCTACTAGTTGCAGGCCACGACACCACGACCGCAGCTCTTACATGGCTCGTCAAATTCCTTGGAGAAAACCCAGCAGTTTTGGAACAGCTTCGAGTAAAACGCTTATTCgatcttcttcttcaagttctTATTTGAATGTTTCAAGTCTAAGACTACACTATTACTTTGCAGGAGGAACATCTGCAAATTCAAGCAAATAGAAAGGATGGAACCAATCTTACATGGTCTGAAGTTAATAATATGCCTTACACCAACAAAGTAAGCttaaatgcttatatatatatatatcaacttaTTGAAGACTCATTGTGGACTAAAACTTCTTCACAACAAATTCAGGTGATTAGTGAAACTCTAAGAAGGGCCACAATTTTACCATGGTATTCAAGGAAAGCTGCTCAGGACTTTGAGATTGATGGTATATTAGTATATGACTGTTCCATGTGAACAAATATTTTCTGATATTTCCTCCAGAAATGCAGATTGAAAATGACTTCTTTTACTTGATTTTCAAGGCTATAATATCAAGAAAGGTTGGTCCATTAACCTGGATGTTGTTTCCATCCACCATGATCCTGAAACTTTCCCTGACCCTGAAAAGTTTGATCCTTCCAGATTTGATGTAAGCAATCAGCAGGAGAATTTTCATTTCTTCTACAAGGCATATACTTGAATAAATCTATGCAATCCTAATTGCAGGCACCATTAAAGACTTTCAGTTATCTGGGATTTGGCAGTGGACCACGAATGTGCCCCGGAATGAACCTGGCTAAACTGGAAATCTGCATCTTCATCCATAATCTTGTTTGCAAATACAAGTAAGATGATAGAATGCTTAAATCATAGAACTGTAATAATTTTAAATGCCTAAATAAGTGATTTGAGAAAGAACTCATAGTTTGATAACCATAATTATCCATGTTGTTAATGGAAGAGTTGTCACTGAATTATGTAACAATGTAATCTCTATCACAGGTGGAGAGCTCTGGAGAAAGATGATTCTGTACAGCCAACACTTGTTCGTATGCCGAAGAACAAGTATCCCATTATGGTTGAGCCACTGTGAAACTTTTCATTCCAAAATCAAGAAAAAAGCAGGAGAAAGAAATGTTGCAGCATGACTGCTTGAATTGAAGAACAGGATATGTATCACATGTGCATACACAAGAAGATCAAAATGAAAAGGAAATAATGTTTTGTATCAAAATTTTGCTCAACTTTCAAGTATCTCTATCTTGTTGTCATATAACAAAGTTTATTAGTAAAGAAAAGCCCTTGGCAAATAGACAAAAAATTCATGATAATATTCTAGTTCAGACACATTCATCCAATGGGTTAAAAATGGCAAATTATTAGACAGGACATGCCTGAAATTCAACTCAAGACTTGTAGTGAATAGTGGCAGATTGAGGGCAAGGATAAGAAAGTTGTCACCCTAACAGACTTTGAAGTTCTTTACCACACAAGGTTCATGTAATCACTGTTAACTATGTGATATTCAACGGATCTGATATTCAAATCCTAACATCTAGACAACGACCTTTTATACTAGAATATTTGAGTGGAAtggaatttttctttttcattcatattcaattgTATATAACATTACAATATTTATAGGAAAAtatttatacataaaaataaaaaagctaaTTCTTAAACTTAAGGTGTCAGTTTCCTAAGTTAACTAGATCAAATACTTAAAAggtcaaatattataatatatttcttCTAATCTCGACATTCCCCACAAGTTAATTGGATCCTAATATAAATTACTTAAGGTCAAATATTACAACATATTTCTTTTAATCTCGATACTCTCTCATAAGCTAACTGGATCTTAATATCAATTAATTGAGGTCAAAGATTACAACATATTTCTTCTAATCTCGACACTCCCCCACAAGTTAACTGGATCTTAATATCAATTACTTAAGGTCAAAGATTACAACAAATTTCTTCTAATCTCGACACTCCCCCACAAGTTAACTAGATCCCAATATCAATTACTTAAGGTCAAAGATTTCAACATATTTCTTTTAATCTCGACACTCCCCCATAAGCTAACTGGACCTTAATATCAATTACTTAAGGTCAAAGATTACAACATATTTCTCTTAGTCTCGACTTTACCCCACAAGTTAACTGGATTTTAATATCAATTACCTAAGGTCAAAGATTACAACATATTTCTTCTAATATCGACACTTCCCCATGTTAACTAGATCCTAATATCAATTAGTTAAGGTCAAAGATTACAACATATTTCTTTCAATCTCAACACTCCCCCACAAGTTGATGCGTAGATTTCTATCATGCCCAACTTGCTAATTAGAGTCTCAGAAATTAACTTGGACAATTTTTTAGTAAGTTTATCGACAACTTAATGTGAAGTTGGGATACAAGGCAAGTGGATCATCTTGAACTTCAAACTTTGTTAGCGCAATAGAGCTTTATAGGCATGAATATAGATTTCTTCAATTCTTTAATACCTTTTTTAGCCACATTATTTCACAAATCCCATGAGCCATAGATCTGTTCTCTACTTTAGCACTATTATGAGCTATGGTATTTTTTCTTCTCCAAGTCGTTAGATTTCCCCAAACAAATGTATAGTAGCATGAGATGGACCTTCTATTTGAAATCGAAGTTGCCTGATTGCCTTTATGTAATCTTTAACGCCTCATTGCTCATTTTTCCCCCCAAAAAAGGAACATTTTTTTCGAGAGAACTTCTTAGATATCTCAATATACTATAAATGGCCTCAAGGTGCTCTTTagatggtgagttcatgatttgaCTCACTAAACTTTATCGAATGTAATGTTTGGCTAagtacactacaccaaaacaggtttttagcggcgtttgaatgaaaaacaccgctaaagaacgagcattagcggcgcttattaaaaaacgccactataggttCACCTTTAGCGGCGCCTTTCAAAAAACGCCTCAAAAAATTTAACACAACGTCATTGTCTTGTATTGAGCCTTtagtggctttagcggcgcttttttaaaaacgccgctaaagatcaagtattagcagcgcttttttaaaagcgccgctaatgttcgatctttagcggcattttttgaaaaacgccacaaaaaattaaaaaattaaaaaactattatttaaaataattttaaagatttttggtatatgactaattgtttttaatttatatgttaaatattttcttatataattgtaaaagagatagtattaattttaaaatattgaattaattatcattatagtttagggtttacaatatatggttaagggtttaatgtttatgagttattattttaaggtttatggattatgggtttagagATTATAGTTCAAGGGTGGTTTAAGGGTTGTGGTTTAAGGTTTAAGTGTTAgggggttaagggttaggggtttaggttCATGTTTTAGGATTTACAGTTTAGGGATtaggagtttagggtttagattaattagtgttttttaatttatatgataaatattttcttatataattataaaagagatagtattaattttaaaatattgaattaattatcattatagttcagggtttatgatttagggtatatggtttaaagtttaaagtgtatgagttattattttaaggtttatggattatgggtttatggattatggtttatggtttaagggttggggtttaaggcttaggggttaagggttaagtgTTAGGTTTACTTAAGGATTaggttttatatatattaaatggtttaggatttaaagtttacttaagatttgttaaatgatggaattttatacaatcaattaatacttttatatttaaaaatatttaatctaaaccatttgatataattaaatattagaactaaaaaaaattgataaataaataaataaaagtaacagattgatatggataggaccaaattataacaaataaaaatgaaatacaaaaattaaaatcattccacatcgaacatctagcaaaatagtcatattttagttaggaaaaaaatatctctaatgaaatggagattagatcggaaaagaataatataaaatcatgattaacgtcttaatttttaatag encodes:
- the LOC107951628 gene encoding abscisic acid 8'-hydroxylase 3 isoform X1, producing the protein MELSILLIMLLLFIFLSSAFCLIRIGTSPKAMEGIPGSMGWPIIGESLSFLSDFSSPSGIFSFMNKRQQRYGKVFKSFVLGRYTVFMTGREASKILLSGKDGMVSLNLFYTGQQVLGPNSLLQTDGEAHKRLRRLIAEPLSIDGLKKYFHFINTQAIETLDQWTGKRVLVLEEASSFTLKVIGNMIMSLEPSGEEQERFRANFKIISSSFASMPFKIPGTAFHRGIKARDSMYAMIDSIIAKRRNGEVIQQDFLESLIIKHSKGTNTIDNEDNKLTDQQMKDNILTLLVAGHDTTTAALTWLVKFLGENPAVLEQLREEHLQIQANRKDGTNLTWSEVNNMPYTNKVISETLRRATILPWYSRKAAQDFEIDGYNIKKGWSINLDVVSIHHDPETFPDPEKFDPSRFDAPLKTFSYLGFGSGPRMCPGMNLAKLEICIFIHNLVCKYKWRALEKDDSVQPTLVRMPKNKYPIMVEPL
- the LOC107951628 gene encoding abscisic acid 8'-hydroxylase 3 isoform X2 translates to MEGIPGSMGWPIIGESLSFLSDFSSPSGIFSFMNKRQQRYGKVFKSFVLGRYTVFMTGREASKILLSGKDGMVSLNLFYTGQQVLGPNSLLQTDGEAHKRLRRLIAEPLSIDGLKKYFHFINTQAIETLDQWTGKRVLVLEEASSFTLKVIGNMIMSLEPSGEEQERFRANFKIISSSFASMPFKIPGTAFHRGIKARDSMYAMIDSIIAKRRNGEVIQQDFLESLIIKHSKGTNTIDNEDNKLTDQQMKDNILTLLVAGHDTTTAALTWLVKFLGENPAVLEQLREEHLQIQANRKDGTNLTWSEVNNMPYTNKVISETLRRATILPWYSRKAAQDFEIDGYNIKKGWSINLDVVSIHHDPETFPDPEKFDPSRFDAPLKTFSYLGFGSGPRMCPGMNLAKLEICIFIHNLVCKYKWRALEKDDSVQPTLVRMPKNKYPIMVEPL